Proteins from a single region of Pyrus communis chromosome 6, drPyrComm1.1, whole genome shotgun sequence:
- the LOC137737614 gene encoding chalcone synthase-like: MVTVEEVRKAQRAEGPATVFAIGTATPPNCVDQATYPDYYFRITNSEHKAELKEKFQRMCDKSMIKKRYMYLTEEILKENPSVCEYMAPSLDARQDMVVVEVPRLGKEAATKAIKEWGQPKSKITHLVFCTTSGVDMPGADYQLTKLLGLRPSVKRLMMYQQGCFAGGTVLRLAKDLAENNKGARVLVVCSEITAVTFRGPSDTHLDSLVGQALFGDGAAAVIIGADPVPEVEKPLFELVSAAQTILPDSDGAIDGHLREVGLTFHLLKDVPGLISKNIEKSLNEAFKPIGISDWNSLFWIAHPGGPAILDQVEAKLALKPEKLEATRQVLSDYGNMSSACVLFILDEVRRKSAEKGLKTSGEGLEWGVLFGFGPGLTVETVVLHSVVAA, translated from the exons ATGGTGACCGTCGAGGAAGTTCGCAAGGCTCAGAGGGCTGAGGGTCCGGCCACTGTTTTTGCCATTGGGACTGCAACTCCTCCCAATTGTGTAGACCAAGCCACATACCCCGACTACTACTTTCGTATCACCAACAGCGAGCACAAGGCTGAGCTCAAAGAAAAATTCCAGCGCATGT GTGACAAGTCCATGATCAAGAAGCGTTACATGTACTTGACTGAAGAGATTTTGAAAGAGAATCCAAGTGTGTGCGAGTACATGGCACCCTCACTCGATGCTCGGCAGGACATGGTGGTTGTTGAAGTCCCAAGGCTTGGCAAAGAGGCTGCCACCAAGGCCATCAAGGAATGGGGACAACCCAAGTCCAAAATCACCCACTTGGTCTTTTGCACCACCAGCGGTGTCGACATGCCTGGCGCGGACTACCAGCTCACCAAGCTCTTAGGCCTCCGCCCCTCCGTCAAGCGCCTCATGATGTACCAACAAGGCTGTTTTGCTGGAGGCACGGTTCTCCGTTTGGCCAAGGACTTGGCCGAAAACAACAAGGGTGCACGTGTTCTTGTTGTGTGCTCTGAGATCACTGCGGTCACCTTCCGCGGGCCTAGTGATACCCACCTTGACAGTCTTGTGGGTCAAGCCTTGTTTGGTGATGGTGCAGCGGCCGTCATCATTGGTGCGGATCCAGTGCCCGAAGTCGAGAAGCCCTTATTTGAATTGGTCTCGGCGGCGCAAACCATTCTCCCCGACAGTGATGGGGCAATTGACGGACATCTCCGTGAAGTCGGGCTTACATTTCACCTTCTGAAGGACGTTCCTGGGCTTATTTCAAAGAACATCGAAAAGAGCCTTAATGAGGCCTTCAAGCCTATAGGTATTTCGGACTGGAACTCGCTTTTCTGGATTGCACACCCAGGTGGCCCTGCTATTCTAGACCAAGTAGAGGCCAAGTTGGCACTTAAGCCGGAGAAACTAGAGGCCACAAGGCAAGTGCTGTCCGATTACGGCAACATGTCTAGTGcgtgtgttttgtttattttggacGAGGTGAGGAGGAAGTCGGCCGAGAAAGGACTCAAGACAAGCGGAGAGGGACTGGAGTGGGGAGTGCTGTTCGGATTCGGTCCAGGCCTCACCGTCGAGACAGTCGTGCTTCACAGCGTGGTGGCTGCTTGA